One part of the Equus caballus isolate H_3958 breed thoroughbred chromosome 30, TB-T2T, whole genome shotgun sequence genome encodes these proteins:
- the LOC100065011 gene encoding alpha-1,6-mannosyl-glycoprotein 4-beta-N-acetylglucosaminyltransferase isoform X4, with amino-acid sequence MQINPGRTKHLETFELMQKNSEPLKKVNSRIVIGFPPVEKKLLTIGIASVQHPQGSYLLATLQSLFFASSSSERKHFIVLVHLADPDPKWLSQMISNISTLFKPYIQARQLVVINTPLKSYLSLKDLKKNFNDIPAYVAFPSKQNMDYAFLMNFATNHSDYFLMIEDDVKCAPGFVTQIATTVSAWENKHWVTLEFSQLGFIGKLFHARDLPRFVHFLLLFHQEMPGDCLLSHFHDLLMQEPRIHFFPSLFQHIDNYSSFEGKFNSLEDKEFKENDIGSPSNPAASIYTNLNVPHDSVLINAYSLDRNFFYAKSAEAGSHLTVVLDIPAEVFRVQVLTGSDLKGKNWLKEGHVELGFDCTNRINDCDDYILLGLLVNGSLNKQSLGRYELIQGVPRVF; translated from the exons AACTGCTGACCATAGGGATTGCCTCAGTGCAGCATCCCCAAGGGAGCTACCTCTTGGCCACCCTGCAGTCTCTCTTCTTTGCTTCCTCCTCATCTGAGCGGAAACACTTCATCGTCCTGGTACACCTGGCAGATCCGGACCCCAAGTGGCTCAGTCAAATGATCTCCAACATCTCAACCCTCTTTAAGCCATATATCCAGGCCAGACAGCTAGTAGTGATCAATACTCCTCTTAAAAGCTATCTCTCTTTGAAGGACCTTAAGAAAAACTTTAATGACATCCCCGCCTATGTAGCCTTCCCCTCCAAGCAGAACATGGATTATGCCTTCCTCATGAACTTTGCTACCAACCACTCTGACTATTTCCTGATGATCGAAGATGACGTGAAATGTGCCCCTGGATTTGTCACCCAGATAGCTACTACAGTGTCCGCCTGGGAAAACAAACACTGGGTGACTCTGGAGTTCTCTCAGCTGGGCTTCATTGGAAAACTCTTCCATGCTAGAGACCTCCCCCGCTTTGttcatttccttctcctcttccaccAAGAAATGCCCGGTGACTGCCTCCTCTCCCATTTTCACGACCTTCTCATGCAAGAACCGCGGATccacttcttcccttccctcttccagcACATAGATAATTACTCCTCCTTTGAGGGTAAATTCAATAGCCTCGAAGATAAAGAGTTTAAGGAAAATGACATTGGCTCTCCCAGCAACCCTGCTGCCTCCATCTACACTAACCTGAATGTTCCTCATGACTCTGTTCTCATAAATGCCTATAGCTTGGATAGGAATTTCTTTTATGCCAAGTCGGCTGAGGCTGGCAGTCATCTAACTGTGGTTTTGGACATACCTGCCGAAGTGTTCCGAGTTCAAGTGCTGACTGGCTCTGACCTAAAAGGCAAAAATTGGCTGAAAGAGGGACACGTCGAACTGGGCTTTGATTGTACTAACAGGATCAATGACTGTGATGACTACATTCTGCTGGGGCTACTGGTAAACGGCAGCCTGAACAAGCAG TCTCTTGGCAGGTATGAACTAATACAAGGAGTACCAAGAGTATTCTGA
- the LOC100065011 gene encoding alpha-1,3-mannosyl-glycoprotein 4-beta-N-acetylglucosaminyltransferase C isoform X3 yields the protein MQINPGRTKHLETFELMQKNSEPLKKVNSRIVIGFPPVEKKLLTIGIASVQHPQGSYLLATLQSLFFASSSSERKHFIVLVHLADPDPKWLSQMISNISTLFKPYIQARQLVVINTPLKSYLSLKDLKKNFNDIPAYVAFPSKQNMDYAFLMNFATNHSDYFLMIEDDVKCAPGFVTQIATTVSAWENKHWVTLEFSQLGFIGKLFHARDLPRFVHFLLLFHQEMPGDCLLSHFHDLLMQEPRIHFFPSLFQHIDNYSSFEGKFNSLEDKEFKENDIGSPSNPAASIYTNLNVPHDSVLINAYSLDRNFFYAKSAEAGSHLTVVLDIPAEVFRVQVLTGSDLKGKNWLKEGHVELGFDCTNRINDCDDYILLGLLVNGSLNKQVLSNESGKKVKCVRLLVTATSPSGIVVRHINLWTK from the coding sequence AACTGCTGACCATAGGGATTGCCTCAGTGCAGCATCCCCAAGGGAGCTACCTCTTGGCCACCCTGCAGTCTCTCTTCTTTGCTTCCTCCTCATCTGAGCGGAAACACTTCATCGTCCTGGTACACCTGGCAGATCCGGACCCCAAGTGGCTCAGTCAAATGATCTCCAACATCTCAACCCTCTTTAAGCCATATATCCAGGCCAGACAGCTAGTAGTGATCAATACTCCTCTTAAAAGCTATCTCTCTTTGAAGGACCTTAAGAAAAACTTTAATGACATCCCCGCCTATGTAGCCTTCCCCTCCAAGCAGAACATGGATTATGCCTTCCTCATGAACTTTGCTACCAACCACTCTGACTATTTCCTGATGATCGAAGATGACGTGAAATGTGCCCCTGGATTTGTCACCCAGATAGCTACTACAGTGTCCGCCTGGGAAAACAAACACTGGGTGACTCTGGAGTTCTCTCAGCTGGGCTTCATTGGAAAACTCTTCCATGCTAGAGACCTCCCCCGCTTTGttcatttccttctcctcttccaccAAGAAATGCCCGGTGACTGCCTCCTCTCCCATTTTCACGACCTTCTCATGCAAGAACCGCGGATccacttcttcccttccctcttccagcACATAGATAATTACTCCTCCTTTGAGGGTAAATTCAATAGCCTCGAAGATAAAGAGTTTAAGGAAAATGACATTGGCTCTCCCAGCAACCCTGCTGCCTCCATCTACACTAACCTGAATGTTCCTCATGACTCTGTTCTCATAAATGCCTATAGCTTGGATAGGAATTTCTTTTATGCCAAGTCGGCTGAGGCTGGCAGTCATCTAACTGTGGTTTTGGACATACCTGCCGAAGTGTTCCGAGTTCAAGTGCTGACTGGCTCTGACCTAAAAGGCAAAAATTGGCTGAAAGAGGGACACGTCGAACTGGGCTTTGATTGTACTAACAGGATCAATGACTGTGATGACTACATTCTGCTGGGGCTACTGGTAAACGGCAGCCTGAACAAGCAGGTATTATCAAACGAGTCTGGGAAGAAGGTAAAATGTGTGCGATTGCTTGTGACAGCCACTTCACCCTCTGGAATAGTAGTCAGGCACATCAACCTCTGGACTAAGTGA